A segment of the Bos javanicus breed banteng chromosome 22, ARS-OSU_banteng_1.0, whole genome shotgun sequence genome:
AGGGATTAAAAGGAGggtagggaggaaggagaggagtggCAGCGCAACTCTTGGACAGGCAAGCAAAGGCCTCATTTCTATGCTAGTATCTGGGTAGAGGTAGGCgggattcggagaaggcaatggcaccccactccagtactcttgcctggaaaatcccatggatggaggagcctggaaggctgcagtccatggggtcgctgagggtcggacacgactgagcgacttcactttgacttttcactttcatacattggagaaggaaatggcaacccactacagtgttcttgcctggagaatcccagggacgggggagcctggtgggctgccgtctctggggtcgcacagagtcggacacaactgaagtgacttattagcagcagcagcaggcgggATTGCTGCGGCCTTGGGGGCCGTATGGGGAATGTCCTCCTGCGGCTGGGAACGACGTGCGAGAGCTATGGGAAGTTGCTTTGAGTTGTTTTCCTAGATTGAAAGATGAGAGGGCATCTGGGTAGATATTTGGACCGTTGCAAAGCCCGGCAATGAAGCTAAGCCTGAAATGCGATCCTTGCTCAAGCAAGGTAGATTAGGACCACAAGGGACCGGCGGGCTGGGCCAGAGGGACTCGCTGGGAAACTGGTGTGGTTTGCATCGTCCCCCGCGTCTGGATTGGCTGCCGTGGCCGTCCGCGGACCTGCCATTGGTGGAGGCGGGGCTGGAAAGGCGGGCGGAGGAGGACTGTCTGGCCAAGTCGCAATTAGACGTGGATGGAGGCGGGAATGCGGCTTCCTTTAGTTCTCGAGGGCCTGTGGCAAGCCGCTTTCTCCGGAGATAAAGGTTACGGTCCACCTGCCGCAGGCGCTGGGCGGGGTTgtgggcacttttttttttttttagtgttttgtttttgtttttaatctttaaaaaaggcGGAGTCGGCCGTTTTAAGTTTACATGTTTAATCACGTGCTTACCGATTTTTTTCTGGGTCCTCCAGCTCTGACCTGGAGATCTGATTAATTTTTTAGGATTTAATTTTGTCAAGGGAAATTGTTGTTTGTGGAATTTGTTTGCCAACTATTCAAGTGCTGTTTATTGCCTTTATGTATCTTTGTATTATTATTCGGTTGTTATCAGTATTTACTTTGAATAAATTTGGGCTACTTAGAagaaagtcaagtgagccttaaagAATGTGCCATCCACTATTGATAATATCTTTCGAAAAGAAAAGtgtaaattctgttttttaaaaacaattttgttgcctgtttttttttttttttaactcgagGTTAATCAATACTGCTGGTATATATTTAGCATCTGctctgtggagcctggtgggctgccatctatggggtcacacagagtcggacacaactgaagtgacttagcagcagcagcagttatggTACTAGACCTGGAAAGTTACAGTTAAAAAGGTTATGGGCTCTATGTATGgatgtattcaacaaatatttattgagtcagtATAATGTCTAAGCAACGTACTATATGTTGAgtgtgctcattcgtgtccaactctttgctaccccatggactgtagcctgccaggctcctgtgtccatggaattctccaggcaggaatactgaagtgggttgccatttcttcctccacggGTTcttgtgacccagggatctaaccggagtctcctgtatttcctgcattggcaggcagattatttaccactgagccacctgggaagcccaggggagaGGGGTAGTTCCAGACAGTACCTGTGAGAACACTGGGGAAGCAGCTCCAAAGAGAACTGCTTAGAAGTGGTAACTGCAGGTCAGTCCTACAGCCTTACTGGAGCAAAGGGCTGGAGGGTGCCTGGGGCGATCCCGCTGCCCAGGGATGGGGCCCGCAGGGCCCACTAAGCTTTATCGTGTGGGATTGTGGTCAAAGGAGAGCCACGTGCAGATTTCCTGTTAGATGATGTGATTCCTTCATTGTTGACTATTGAGCCCCTCATGCGGACCAGGCTCTGCAATCAGTCCTGAGGGGGACCACTGTGGGTTTGAACACCTAGCTCATAAGAGCACTGTGAGATTTTGAGGTGGTGCATATGGATGCCTCACCCCAGGCTGCTCAGTGGGCTTGGCACTGCTGAGGCTGGAGACTCACAGGGAGGTTACTTGGATCAGCGAGGGGCAGGCTGTGGGAGGAAAGAGGGGTCAGCGGCAGGAGTTGGTCGTGAAATGGTAGGTAGACCAAGGCGTCTTCCTCGTCTCCTGAGAATGTCCTGCTGGAACATCTCAGTGTGGACTGAAGGAGAGGCAGGCatgtgaagaactatggactgagtttCCACTTGGGGATGTAGAGTTTGAGATGTCTGCAGGCCATCTGAGGGGAGATACGGGAGTGCGAGCTGAACTGGGCTGGAGACGTGGGCGTTGCCGGCATGTGCGTGTGAAGCGAGGTGTGGTGTGGGGATAAGGGTGCCCCGAGAGGTGGCAGCTACAGGGAGATAAGAGGAGCAGCGAGATAAGAGGAGCAGCGACATCTGTGCCCTGGGGAAAGGAGGCTCAGAAGGGGAcccagaagaggagagagaagccagAGAGGGGTGGCCATCAGCAGGTGTTCCAAATGCACCGGAGAGGCCAGGTAAGAGAAGGGCACGAGAAAGGGGCCCTGGGCTGCTCGGGTCCTCGGTGAGGCAGCTTCAGCGAAGGGCCTTTAGCCGGATGGCAAACTGGGGGGACGTAAGGGGTGACTGGTGAAGAGGGGGTGGAGATGACGTGGCCTCAGGCTGGAAAGATGGGGGCTTTCAAGCTTGTTCCAGGCAAAGGAGTCAGCGGAAGTGAGGCTCAGTGTGTAGGCAGGAGGCCCTCGCTGTGAGCCCAAAGTCTCGGATGAGCCTGAGAAACAAAGCTCATGGGAGTGCAAGTTAGCAGGAGGAGCAGGACTCTGTGCACACAGCTGATGGAGCGCAATGTGACTTGGCTGTGCTTACGGTCTGACCTTTGCTTAGAAAGCTATTTGAATGTGGCTGTAAGCGCCAGTATTTATTATCTGAACTTAGACCTTTAAGGAATTCCAGTTATTAGTTGATAATTGCTGGTTTGGTGGAACGTGGAATTACCTCTTTTCTCTGTGAAACAAATAACACAGATTACAAACGTTTTGGTTCTAGGTAGGTAGTTATGTAATGTAGGTAACAAGCAACTTCATCTTAATAGCATTTTAGGATGACAGTATGCCATGTATTACAAAATAATAGTGCAAATGCCATTTAATGAGGAGAGAGAAGGTCTTTGGGTGGAGTTTGCCCAGTGTCTCCTATGGAAAAGAAGACTTTTCTCTCCTgcttggatttttaaaagtgtgtttgCACAACCATTTGAGTGTGTCTGGATTCCAGGGTATGCTGTGGGGCCCTGGAGTATGCTTGGGGAAAGTGCAGTTAGCCTACCAAGCAGTCCTGCCCTTCTGAATGCTGCCTGTAGATTAGCCAGCGTGCGTGACTCTCCcagaactgtgaaattccagatgttcacgctggatttagaaaaggcagaggaaccagagatcaaattgccaacatccgctgattcatcagaaaagcaagggagttccagaaaaacatctgctttattgactgttccaaagcctttgactgtgtggatcacaacaaactgtggaaaattctgaaagagatgggaataccattagactaccttacctgcctcctgagaagtctgtatgcaggtcaaaagacgatagttagaatcggacatggaacagactggttccgaattgggaaaggagtatgtcaaggctgtatattgtcaccctgcttattcaacttatatgtgttaaatataattaaatagagctcatttacaaagtaacctcaaaaatattacccAGAGGCAAAGACATACCAAGACATATTTAGACAGATACAGTGcaagatctagcttcattttcaaagtttagtcatgaattagatattacaatataaaatttactagtttattaaaaaacagttgaaataaaaattttaaaggcttttCCCCCTTTCCCCTCAGTTTCAGGAGTTAGAGGTGGTCTAGATAAGTGTTCCTGAGAGccctggtctcaaggcacagggaaagaaTATCAGGTTCTAACAAAACGGTGGCAGGTCTAAACCAAATGGtggccagacaaagcaaaatggccataaaaaatcacaacacagaacacacagttaaaacatacacatgtaaacctggcagtcctcatcagacacgcccttaaatacaagaatacagtctctcagaaaacctcctatagaggcacagaacttcagatccaagtactaagagagtaaaggaaaatatctcaggtcttcaaagatttcaaagggaggaaaaggagccaggttgaaagaacggggaggaggtgggagaagggggcaaaaggGGTGGCTTTACAGACAtctcctgccacctgcagatacccaggcattatgggactttaccctgggcctccagagaagggaggactggaactcggcCCTACCAGAAATAATTCGAGTTttctgccaagaggaggtgatctGTCTCCAATCCTCAGCTTAGGCTGAGGCCCTTCGACCAGATTCCTGTGTCCAGGACTGGGGGACTAGAAAAAcagggaaggataggaagggttaaaggagaggaaagagagagggaagggagagaggtcagtaaagtctcttgttccttaccgGTTGGGGCACTTTGGCCAGTTGTCAGCATCAGGAGGAGACTGGGGACAGAAGGGTTCCAGTTGCGGCCACTaggtctggtccattggcaggcaagctggcccctgagtacccccagtggtcaggatgtcagtctcagtgAAGAACAGTCCCCACCAGAGtcgccatttgttgcaggaaaggggaccccttccagggcccgaaattGGGCTCTTGTCTagcacttggaaatgaattgtcggaggagacacatgtgctgacaaagcaagaggttttattgggaaagggcacccgggtggagagcagtaggctaagggaacccaggagaactgctctgccgcatggctcgcagtctcgggttttatggtggtgggattagtttccaggtggtctttggccaatcactctaattcagagtctttcctggtggtgcacacatcGCCTAGCCAAGGtggatgctagtgagagggattctgggaagtggacggacacgtggtgtctcctttcaacctttcccgaactcttccggttggtggtggcttattagttccatattccttatcaggatctcctgtcataaaacagctcatgcaaatggttactaaagggcctggccagggtgggcggtttcagtcagtgtgcttcccctaacatatgcagagtacatcatatgaaatgccaggctggatgaagcacaagccggaatcaagattgctgggagaaatatcagtaacctcagaaatgcagaagacaccacccttatggcagaaagtgaagaaaaacaaaagagcctcttgatgaaagtgaaagaggagagtgaaaaagctggcttaaaattcagcattcaaaaaagtgaagatcatggcatccggtctcatcacttcatagcaaatagatggggaaacaatggaaacagtgacacttgctccttggaagaaaagctatgaccaacctagacagcatattaaaaaacagagacattacttcgccaacaaagatttgtctagtcaaagctatagtttttccagtggtcatgtatggatatgagagttggactataaagaaagctgagcgaagaatcgacgcttttgaactgtgctgttggagaagactcttgagagtcccttagactgtaaggagatccaaccagtccatcctaaaggaaatcagtcctgaatattccttggaaggactgatggtgaaagtgaagctccaatactttgaccacctgatgtgaagaactgactcatgctgggaaagattgaaggcaggaggagaaggggacggcagaggatgacatggttggatggtatcaccgactcagtggaagTGAATTTGAGCacgctctgagagttggtgatggacaaggaagcctggcatgctgcagtccatggatccgcaaagagttggacacgactgagcaactgaactgaactgtgactgTCCCAGTATATAGGACCGCCAGCAAACCCAGGAGTGGCTGCCGGCCTGTGGTGCACCTGCGGTCTGCTTCGGTCCCAGTGAGATGAATGGGTGTACGACGGGGAAAGTTTTAGATTAAGGAAATGCATGAATTTTACAGGAAGTGGCACATACATGTCACAGTGCATCAGCTCACTTACGGTTTCACTTCCTTTGTCTTACTCCTGTAAACAATCTACCAGTTCCACAACCCAGGGAACCTGAAACCAGCAGTCCAGGGTTAAAACACACTGCTCATTTTGCTTTTGTCACGAGAAGAAGTTGGCCAGTAACTTATGTTGAGGACAAATTAGGGAGTTGTGGTCAGTGGCATAATTCACAGATGGAAATAACCATGTTGCTCAGTAGGAGAGAAGTTATCCataatttttttatactttattattaaattttggttgtgcaggtctttgttgctgcgctgGGGActcttctgtagttgcagcaagcggaggccatctccagttgtggtgcaaaGGCTTCTCACTGCCATGGGTTCTCCCTAGGGcgcttgggcttcagcagttgcagcacatgggctcagtagttggttcctgggctctagagcacaggctcaatagttgtggcgcatgggcttacttgctcctAGGGATCTGGGATCTTCCAGGGTcagggattgaatgcatgtctcctgcattggcaggcagattctttaccactgagccaccagggaagccctatccataATTTTCAATTATCAGTGGTTACTAAAGTTGTTATCAGTAAGACAAGAGAGCTACTTCTTGGAGTGTACAATGTTCTCAACAACATTCTAACACTGTTCATCCCTGACTACATTTTGCCCTTCTCTGAAGTCAGAAGCTGGGCACCGCCAGGTGAGTTTCTAAGAAATCCTTAGAAGAACTGATTGGTCCAGGTGTGGTGAATGGTGGGACACAGCTGACGACACCGTGTTCTCTTGCCCTGCAGTTGCAGCCAGTCATCAAAGCTTTCTTGTGTGGCTCCATCAGTGGGACCTGCTCTACCCTCCTCTTCCAACCCCTGGATCTCCTCAAAACCCGCCTGCAGACCCTTCAGCCCTCAGCCCGTGGGTAAGGCCTgctgcccaccccccccacccccatttcacTGAGGAGCTGGTTTCAGCGGGAGCATCTGTGTTCAGTCAACTTCCATTCTGTGGGATGATCAAAGAGAAACACAGATCAGGCCCAGCTCTCCTGTGTTTTGTGTATACTGTTTTATTTGACGTTTCTCTTAATTAAACGGGGTCCTTCGCTCAGCTGCCCCCTGGCATCTGCCTTGGTGACATTTGCATTCTACTGTGCTGGTCTGTAATGTCATGACTGTGCTGCCTGGCGCAAGCAGGGGCTGGTTTTCTGGAAATAAGGGAAGTATTGAGTGCCTCTTGTGAGCCCCCTTATTGGGCTCAGCACTGTGGGAAGTGTGTGAAATGTAGGGAAAATGAGTAGTTATCCCATTGCTTGCAGCCTGAATGAACAAAGAATCACGGACCTGCCACACTGAATGCGTAGGAACTCAGAGTAACTCCCAGATGCCTAGCAGAGACCGTGAAGTGTTGTAGAAAAGAGGCCATACAGAGAAGTCTTTGAGCGGGGAGTCCTTTCACAAGGACGTAGTCTCAGtgatctttccttccttccctctatcTTGTCTGCCTTCAGGTCCAGACGTGTTGGCATGTTGGCTCTGCTCCTGAATGTGGTTCGCACGGAGAGTCCGTTGGGCCTCTGGAAAGGGATGTCTCCCGTAAGCTGCCTTTTGGGTCTTGCACCACTTCCTTTACTCACCAGCCATTTCTCATCCACCTCACACATCCTCGCTTTTAAGAGTACATGAGGGTTGGAGGCTGTGAGCAGGCCTCTGTTGTCTCCCTGCCCGTCACTCTCCCTGGCTTCCGCTTGAGGGCCCTGGGGGCCGTTGCCTGTGTGTGCCCTGGGCATGGCTTCTTAGCAGCATCAAGTCCTAGAGCAGAGGTAGCCGGCGCCCCACGGTCAGCAGGtcctccccccactccccgcccctTCCTCCCATGCCTCCTACCTGCATTTCCCTACCTAGAAGACTTTCTGGCCTTCAGAAGTCATTTTGCTGGAAAAGCCGGGGAATTCATGCTCACCCCAACCTCAAAGCAGCTCTTAACCAGTGAAAGACAAGACCTGAGGTTTAgaagcccccttccctcctcaggCGGCAGGGTAACTGAGACACGTCCATGCTGATTCCCAGAGTTCCCCGGAGGGATTCCATTGCCCACGGTGAACACTGATGAGACGACATGCCCTTTATTGGCCACCTTCTGTCCCGTCTAATGTGCCCATTCTCCCATTGGTGTTCCTTCCACACCTTAAGTCAACTTCTCTCATGCCAATTCTGGGTCTCCTTTGGGGAGCTCCACCCGTGGTGGTCTTTGATCCCTGTCCTTCCTCCGACTCTTCCTGCAGTCCATCGTGAGGTGTGTCCCAGGCGTTGGCATCTACTTTGGCACCCTCTACTCTCTGAAGCAGTACTTCCTGCGGGGCCATCCCCCCACCGCCCTGGAGTCCATCATACTGGGGGCGGGCTCCCGCTCCGTTGCAGGGGTCTGCATGTCACCCATCACTGTGATCAAGACACGGTACGAGGTGAGTTGGACAGCCTCAGAGCCTGGGAGAGGGCAAACAGGGGCACTGGACTCTTGCGTCAAGTGGCCACTGATGCCACCTCCTGAGTTATAACCCAACACAGAGGTCAGTGTGGAGGGAGAACCCATCTGTGTAGTCAGGCCAAGCACGTGGGAACCAGAGCCCCCAGGGCCCTGGCTGTGCAGCCTGAAAATGGCTTGGTTCAGTGCGCAGCCCCAGGGCCACCGAGGCAGCCACGGGTTCTGTGCTTCCTTCACAGAGTGGGCGGTATGGCTACGAGAGCGTCTACGCCGCCTTGAGGAGCATCTGTCACAGCGAGGGGTTCCGGGGCCTCTTCAGTGGCCTGACAGCAACACTGCTTCGTGACGCTCCCTTTTCCGGAATCTACCTGATGTTTTATAGCCAGACCAAAAACGTTGTGCTTCACCGTACAGGTAAGGGAAGGCGTGGTGGGAAGAGAGATCTCTCAAGGGATCACATCCTCTGCTTTCTCTGAGATAGGAGACTATTTGTTGTTCTTAGCAGCTCTGGATTCTTAGCctagttttaaaaactgaggcATATCTGCACTGTGTCAGGCGTGGGGCCCTGTGCTGGGATGCAGTTACAGTCCCTGCCCTTTTGAGTTTATAGCTTCTTAAGGAAGAGTACTGATAGTATGTAATTCCtgagtcgggggtgggggtgg
Coding sequences within it:
- the SLC25A38 gene encoding mitochondrial glycine transporter isoform X2 — translated: MIQKSRPALLQHQDVGDRVETLMLQPVIKAFLCGSISGTCSTLLFQPLDLLKTRLQTLQPSARGSRRVGMLALLLNVVRTESPLGLWKGMSPSIVRCVPGVGIYFGTLYSLKQYFLRGHPPTALESIILGAGSRSVAGVCMSPITVIKTRYESGRYGYESVYAALRSICHSEGFRGLFSGLTATLLRDAPFSGIYLMFYSQTKNVVLHRTDQLDAVLVPVVNFSCGIFAGILASLVTQPADVIKTHMQLFPMKFRWIGQSVTLIFKRWGFHFPS
- the SLC25A38 gene encoding mitochondrial glycine transporter isoform X1; the protein is MIQKSRPALLQHQDVGDRVETLMLQPVIKAFLCGSISGTCSTLLFQPLDLLKTRLQTLQPSARGSRRVGMLALLLNVVRTESPLGLWKGMSPSIVRCVPGVGIYFGTLYSLKQYFLRGHPPTALESIILGAGSRSVAGVCMSPITVIKTRYESGRYGYESVYAALRSICHSEGFRGLFSGLTATLLRDAPFSGIYLMFYSQTKNVVLHRTDQLDAVLVPVVNFSCGIFAGILASLVTQPADVIKTHMQLFPMKFRWIGQSVTLIFKDYGLRGFFQGSVPRALRRTLMAAMAWTVYEEMMAKMGLKS